The following proteins are co-located in the Lepisosteus oculatus isolate fLepOcu1 chromosome 9, fLepOcu1.hap2, whole genome shotgun sequence genome:
- the c1qtnf1 gene encoding complement C1q tumor necrosis factor-related protein 1, with translation MLIHGTPSLAVCLSVLVLSCAGMVHDPYRTHHSQPDLEQSEYKEEPYASEPQLKEYHKGTSSWAEPKGLGCQRCCDPEEEAPQNDPPYRVVPQINITILKGEKGDCGQRGPYGRVGKNGNPGPRGPTGLKGSKGTIGLPGDPCKTYYSAFSVGRKKALHSNEYYQTLVFDTEFVNLYNHFNMFTGKFYCYVPGVYYFSLNVHTWNQKETYMHIMKNEKEMVILYAQPSDRSIMQSQSLMLELEQNDEVWVRLFKGERENAIFSDDFDTYVTFSGHLIKAKSEG, from the exons ATGTTAATCCATGGGACGCCCAGTCtggctgtctgcctgtctgtcttggTGCTGTCCTGTGCAGGCATGGTGCATGACCCATATAGAACTCACCACTCACAACCCGACCTGGAGCAATCCGAATACAAGGAGGAGCCCTACGCATCAGAACCCCAGCTGAAGGAGTACCACAAAGGCACCAG CTCATGGGCTGAGCCAAAGGGTTTGGGGTGCCAACGATGCTGCGATCCAGAAGAAGAAGCCCCTCAGAATGATCCCCCCTACCGGGTTGTCCCTCAAATCAACATCACCATCCTGAAAG GTGAAAAAGGGGACTGTGGACAGCGTGGTCCCTATGGCAGAGTGGGGAAGAACGGCAATCCAGGCCCGCGAGGCCCCACTGGACTGAAGGGCAGCAAGGGCACCATAGGGCTCCCAGGGGATCCCTGCAAAACCTACTACTCAGCCTTCTCTGTGGGTCGCAAGAAGGCCCTTCACAGCAACGAGTACTACCAGACGCTGGTCTTCGACACCGAGTTTGTCAACCTCTACAACCACTTCAACATGTTCACGGGCAAGTTCTACTGCTACGTGCCGGGTGTCTACTACTTCAGCCTGAACGTGCACACGTGGAACCAGAAGGAGACCTACATGCACATCATGAAGAACGAGAAGGAGATGGTCATCCTGTACGCCCAGCCCAGCGACCGCAGCATCATGCAGAGCCAGAGCCTCATGCTGGAGCTGGAGCAGAACGACGAGGTGTGGGTGCGGCTCTTCAAGGGCGAGAGGGAGAACGCCATATTCAGTGATGACTTCGACACCTACGTCACCTTCAGCGGCCACCTGATAAAGGCCAAGAGTGAGGGCTAG